One genomic segment of Salmo trutta chromosome 8, fSalTru1.1, whole genome shotgun sequence includes these proteins:
- the LOC115198153 gene encoding RNA-binding protein 4.1, whose translation MVKIFIGNLSPDTMAEELRSLFSQYGKVSECDIVKNFGFVHMKDKAEAEEAIKNLHHYELNGEQLNVEMSRGRPKATTKLHVGNINSSCTNQEMRAKFEEYGPVVECDIVKDYAFVHLERVEDAMEAISGLDNTAFQGKLMSVKLSTSRLRTTPGMGERTGCYRCGQEGHWSKECPLDTSGNYREGAEPSSDGFNGGAPMFGGGCSYHRGLSVGNPGYSGSDPVYSGSYSPAHGFGSVPGYSRGAGYESTLSYGLPPGYGMSAAEHSMARVYASEAAYGGSSWSHGVVPAYPVRRSSYEDRDPYGAVDFYEKYQARLYAASYFEERRSVPLPSPPSPSSSAIMRERLPPSSLDLYERRPFPSPPAPLSSYYSRDRSPLRRIPTEAYERVRLSPVPSLPRSSAYDIPRDPYAERARYAY comes from the exons ATGGTGAAAATCTTCATTGGGAACTTGTCTCCAGACACCATGGCAGAGGAGCTGCGCTCCCTCTTCTCCCAGTATGGAAAGGTCTCTGAGTGTGACATCGTCAAGAACTTTGGCTTTGTGCACATGAAGGACAAAGCCGAAGCGGAGGAGGCCATCAAGAACCTCCACCACTATGAGCTCAACGGGGAGCAGTTGAACGTGGAGATGAGCCGCGGCAGACCCAAAGCCACCACCAAGCTGCACGTGGGCAATATCAACAGCAGCTGCACCAACCAAGAGATGCGGGCCAAGTTTGAGGAGTACGGCCCCGTGGTGGAGTGTGACATAGTGAAGGACTACGCCTTTGTCCACTTGGAGCGTGTGGAGGATGCCATGGAGGCCATCAGTGGGCTGGACAACACAGCCTTCCAAG GCAAACTGATGAGCGTGAAGCTTTCGACTAGCCGCCTGCGTACTACGCCGGGcatgggagagaggacaggttgtTATCGGTGTGGGCAGGAAGGCCACTGGTCCAAAGAGTGCCCGCTCGACACTTCGGGCAACTACAGAGAGGGTGCCGAGCCAAGCTCTGACGGATTCAATGGCGGTGCCCCTATGTTCGGCGGTGGCTGCAGTTATCACCGGGGCTTGAGTGTCGGCAATCCAGGTTACAGTGGCAGTGATCCAGTTTACAGTGGAAGCTATTCTCCCGCGCACGGCTTTGGCAGTGTGCCCGGGTACAGCAGGGGCGCAGGCTATGAAAGCACATTGAGTTACGGGCTTCCGCCGGGTTACGGAATGAGCGCCGCCGAACATAGCATGGCCCGGGTGTATGCCAGTGAGGCAGCGTACGGAGGCAGCAGCTGGAGCCACGGTGTGGTCCCAGCCTACCCTGTGCGCCGGTCATCGTACGAGGACCGGGATCCGTATGGTGCCGTGGACTTCTACGAGAAGTACCAGGCTCGCCTGTATGCAGCCAGTTATTTCGAAGAGCGCCGGTCTGTCCCTTTGCCCAGCCCACCGTCCCCTTCCTCCTCGGCCATAATGAGGGAGCGCCTGCCACCCTCTAGCCTCGACCTATACGAGCGCCGTCCTTTCCCTTCTCCTCCAGCCCCCCTCTCCTCATACTACTCCCGCGACCGGAGCCCATTGCGGCGAATACCTACCGAGGCATACGAGCGCGTGCGCCTCTCCCCGGTGCCCTCCCTCCCCAGAAGCTCGGCTTACGACATCCCGCGGGACCCCTACGCCGAGCGGGCGCGATATGCTTACTAA